The proteins below are encoded in one region of Girardinichthys multiradiatus isolate DD_20200921_A chromosome 19, DD_fGirMul_XY1, whole genome shotgun sequence:
- the dtnbb gene encoding dystrobrevin, beta b isoform X8, whose amino-acid sequence MIEEGSKRGKAMVEKRQLFMEMRAQNFDVIRLSTYRTACKLRFVQKRCNLHLVDVWNMIEAFRDNGLNTLDHNAEISVSRLETILSSIYFQLNKRLPTTHQINVEQSIGLLLNFMVATYDSESHGKLTVFSMKAMLATMCGGKIVDKLRYIFSQISDSSGVMVFAKFDQFLREVLKLPTAVFEGPSFGYTEHSVRMCFPQQKKIMLNTFLDVLMADPPPQCLVWLPLMHRLANVENVFHPVECSYCRSESMMGFRYRCQQCHGYQLCQSCFWRGHANGPHSNQHQMKEHSSWDARGSCLKGMFGC is encoded by the exons ATGATCGAGGAAGGCAGCAAACGAGGAAAGGCCATGGTCGAGAAGAGACAGCTCTTCATGGAAATGA gagcACAAAACTTTGATGTTATCAGATTGTCAACTTATAGGACTGCATGCAAACTCCGGTTTGTCCAAAAGAGATGCAACC TCCATCTGGTCGATGTCTGGAACATGATCGAAGCTTTCCGAGACAACGGGCTCAACACGCTGGACCACAACGCTGAGATCAGTGTGTCACGACTGGAGACCATTCTGTCTTCCATCTACTTCCAGCTCAACAAGCGGCTGCCTACCACACACCAGATCAATGTGGAGCAGTCCATCGGGCTGCTGCTGAACTTCATGGTGGCCACCTATGACAG TGAAAGTCATGGGAAGCTGACTGTTTTCTCAATGAAAGCCATGCTGGCAACAATGTGCGGAGGAAAAATCGTGGACAAGCTGCGCT atattttttcacagatcTCTGACTCAAGTGGAGTCATGGTGTTCGCAAAGTTTGATCAGTTCCTCCGGGAGGTGTTGAAGCTCCCCACAGCAGTATTTGAGGGCCCGTCATTTGGCTACACGGAGCATTCGGTGCGGATGTGCTTCCCCCAGCAG AAGAAGATTATGCTGAACACATTCCTGGATGTGTTGATGGCAGATCCTCCTCCTCAGTGTCTTGTATGGTTACCACTCATGCACCGACTTGCTAATGTTGAAAATG TCTTCCATCCGGTAGAATGTTCGTATTGCCGGAGTGAGAGCATGATGGGTTTTCGGTACCGGTGCCAACAGTGCCATGGCTACCAGCTTTGCCAGAGCTGCTTCTGGCGCGGCCATGCCAACGGCCCCCATAGTAACCAACACCAAATGAAGGAGCACTCATCCTGG gacgcaagaggaagctgtctgaaagggatgttcgggtgctga